In one window of Candidatus Sulfuricurvum sp. RIFRC-1 DNA:
- a CDS encoding ATP-binding protein, whose translation MKYLVDFLDNKTIETTHIFSQLKCTVEEAKILQLLTRKFLQSQEDVIVAELLQELYGADDYTYLSHFGEVKTLLELGWMTHHSFTPLKISELSHLELYNTPVALTSIFMKLLEEGSLEMTLPDIKPYADHLEYLQDQFFRIELYQKMSIIRHNGNEHSLGINRIQNKLDLLEKRIDERIAQTSLDVVLDRFFKQKKLEPKEQVIFLALLKEEYSATEGNLREMNTLIDLISFDDYERIKNRALLEDGARLINEEVIDYEEMLNPFGGISRAFYIVDEVLQSIMHPQKKKKVRKLKLDMLIKEQEIFELIEPTTSLENVVLNPSTEQTLQNLMRQLDREVIARLHEWGVKDKKAGIDARIIFYGPPGTGKTLTAHSLSRSLKRQVLSFDCSKILSMYVGESEKNVRKIFDTYADLTKQTKTEPILLLNEADQFLSSRSQGAGTSADQMHNQMQNIFLEQIEKFQGILIATTNLLENIDQAFSRRFNYKIEFKKPDQKQRVTLWKMMLPKNAPYEEGFDVEKLASYPLTGGQINLIVKNTAYQVAARKEGSFKLEDFIGEIKKERSGSFEGEKSMGFINH comes from the coding sequence TTGAAATACTTAGTTGATTTTTTAGACAATAAAACGATAGAAACCACCCATATTTTTTCGCAGCTCAAATGTACGGTTGAAGAGGCGAAGATTTTACAGCTTCTCACCCGTAAATTTTTGCAGTCTCAAGAAGATGTGATTGTGGCAGAATTACTGCAAGAACTGTACGGAGCCGATGATTATACGTATCTCAGCCATTTCGGAGAAGTGAAGACATTACTGGAACTGGGATGGATGACCCATCACTCGTTTACCCCGCTTAAAATCAGTGAACTTTCTCATTTGGAACTGTATAACACGCCTGTGGCACTTACGTCGATCTTTATGAAGCTCCTCGAAGAGGGGTCGTTGGAGATGACTCTCCCCGACATTAAACCCTACGCCGATCATTTGGAATATCTTCAAGACCAATTTTTTCGTATCGAACTTTATCAAAAGATGTCGATTATCCGTCACAACGGCAATGAACACTCTTTGGGGATCAACCGTATCCAAAACAAACTCGATCTTCTCGAAAAGCGGATTGATGAGCGGATTGCCCAAACTTCGCTCGATGTCGTACTCGATCGTTTTTTCAAACAAAAGAAACTCGAACCCAAAGAGCAGGTCATTTTTCTCGCACTTCTCAAAGAAGAGTACAGTGCAACCGAGGGAAATCTGCGAGAGATGAATACCCTCATCGATCTGATCAGTTTCGATGATTATGAGCGGATCAAAAACCGTGCACTTCTTGAAGACGGTGCCCGTCTCATCAACGAAGAGGTGATCGATTATGAGGAGATGCTCAACCCGTTCGGCGGTATTTCCCGCGCTTTTTACATCGTCGATGAGGTGCTTCAGTCGATTATGCATCCGCAGAAAAAGAAAAAAGTGCGTAAGCTCAAACTCGATATGCTAATCAAAGAGCAGGAGATTTTTGAGCTGATTGAGCCGACAACGTCGTTAGAAAATGTTGTTCTCAACCCATCGACCGAACAGACGCTTCAAAACCTGATGCGTCAGCTCGATCGTGAAGTGATCGCGCGCCTCCATGAGTGGGGAGTCAAAGATAAAAAAGCGGGGATCGATGCACGGATTATTTTCTATGGCCCTCCGGGTACGGGGAAAACCCTTACGGCACACTCGCTGTCACGCTCATTGAAGCGGCAGGTTTTGAGTTTTGACTGCTCCAAAATCCTCTCGATGTACGTCGGTGAGTCGGAAAAAAATGTGAGAAAGATTTTTGATACCTATGCGGATCTCACGAAGCAAACGAAAACAGAACCGATTTTGCTCCTGAATGAAGCCGATCAGTTTCTTTCATCACGTTCGCAAGGTGCGGGGACATCTGCCGATCAGATGCACAATCAGATGCAAAATATCTTTTTGGAGCAAATCGAAAAGTTTCAGGGGATTTTGATCGCGACGACCAACCTCCTCGAAAACATCGATCAGGCCTTTTCGCGCCGATTCAATTATAAAATCGAATTTAAAAAACCGGATCAGAAACAGCGTGTCACACTGTGGAAGATGATGCTTCCGAAAAATGCACCGTATGAGGAAGGGTTTGATGTGGAGAAACTCGCCTCTTATCCTCTTACGGGCGGGCAGATCAATCTGATCGTCAAAAATACTGCCTATCAGGTTGCTGCACGCAAAGAGGGGAGCTTTAAACTTGAAGATTTCATTGGCGAAATTAAGAAAGAGCGTTCCGGCAGTTTCGAAGGGGAAAAATCGATGGGATTCATCAATCATTAA
- a CDS encoding methyl-accepting chemotaxis protein, with product MGWFGEDTALKNELERVKQDNTTLQEENRRLEERLREQELLFQQQNDQNKCENASIMMTYQNEQLKRNLIDVQGNMATSVSSSKDNIAQSTALLENIVDLGHKASSISNTLEGLNHLALESMETVGALSERAQDVASILVLIKDISDQTNLLALNAAIEAARAGEHGRGFAVVADEVRKLADRTDKAISEINISLQSMKQDVTTIGEKFEQVQESIQESNESITSFNANMDRNAQMMRETFSSTEHTAERVFMSLAKLDHIIWKVNTYLSAITHKEQFAFVDHHNCRLGKWYYEGEGANFFKKTASYSSLESPHAIVHNSTHKIFDLMKTEGIGSEHFVKVFEEMEHASDGVFATLDRMLQEKN from the coding sequence GTGGGTTGGTTTGGTGAAGATACTGCATTAAAAAATGAGTTAGAACGTGTTAAACAAGACAATACTACTCTTCAGGAGGAGAACCGACGCTTAGAAGAGCGTTTACGCGAACAAGAACTCCTTTTCCAACAACAAAATGATCAAAACAAATGTGAGAATGCATCGATAATGATGACCTATCAAAACGAACAGCTCAAAAGAAATCTGATCGATGTTCAGGGAAATATGGCCACATCGGTCTCTTCATCCAAAGATAATATTGCCCAATCCACTGCATTGTTGGAAAATATCGTTGATCTAGGGCATAAAGCATCAAGCATATCCAATACGTTAGAGGGATTAAACCATCTAGCCCTTGAATCGATGGAAACAGTAGGGGCGTTATCAGAACGGGCGCAGGATGTTGCCAGCATTTTGGTACTGATAAAAGATATCTCCGATCAAACCAACTTACTTGCCCTTAATGCAGCTATTGAAGCGGCTCGTGCCGGCGAGCACGGACGAGGGTTCGCTGTAGTTGCCGATGAAGTACGTAAACTTGCTGATAGAACGGACAAAGCGATCAGTGAGATCAATATCTCATTGCAGTCGATGAAGCAGGATGTTACCACGATCGGTGAGAAGTTTGAGCAGGTTCAAGAAAGCATTCAAGAATCGAATGAATCGATTACAAGTTTCAATGCCAATATGGATCGCAACGCACAGATGATGCGTGAAACTTTTAGCAGTACCGAGCATACGGCGGAACGCGTATTTATGAGTTTGGCAAAGCTTGATCATATTATCTGGAAAGTAAATACGTATCTCTCCGCTATTACGCATAAAGAGCAGTTTGCGTTCGTCGATCATCATAACTGTCGTTTGGGTAAATGGTATTATGAAGGAGAAGGTGCCAATTTTTTCAAAAAAACTGCCAGCTATTCGTCACTGGAGAGCCCGCATGCGATTGTGCATAATTCAACCCATAAGATTTTTGATTTGATGAAAACAGAGGGGATCGGCTCAGAACACTTTGTAAAAGTGTTTGAAGAGATGGAACACGCCAGTGATGGCGTATTTGCGACATTGGATCGTATGCTTCAAGAGAAAAATTAA
- a CDS encoding NADH-ubiquinone oxidoreductase subunit E family protein, which produces MKRYDLRHLKENFAGRMSEIIKNEAAQGEVLIFLFEIGDFTPVQQSADLVKELGCELMNSLKFNEADWTIVVKK; this is translated from the coding sequence GTGAAACGTTACGATTTACGTCATTTGAAAGAGAACTTTGCAGGCCGCATGTCCGAAATTATCAAAAATGAAGCAGCACAGGGTGAAGTGTTGATTTTCTTATTTGAAATCGGTGATTTTACACCCGTACAGCAGTCCGCTGATTTGGTTAAAGAACTTGGGTGTGAGCTCATGAACTCGTTGAAATTCAACGAAGCTGACTGGACCATTGTGGTCAAAAAATAA
- a CDS encoding NADH-quinone oxidoreductase subunit B: protein MAQHQVNYLKDGGLPVALTTIDKVVNWGRSNSIWALTYGLACCGIEMMASGASRYDFDRFGTIFRASPRQAELMVVAGTLTKKHAEFIRRLYDQMTEPKWVISMGSCANTGGMFNTYATVQGVDRVIPVDLYLPGCAPRPETLQYAVLLLQQKIRRESASRAQKPKRLM from the coding sequence ATGGCACAACATCAAGTAAATTATCTCAAAGACGGTGGACTTCCCGTCGCATTGACGACAATCGACAAAGTAGTCAACTGGGGTCGATCAAATTCTATCTGGGCATTGACCTACGGTTTGGCCTGTTGCGGTATCGAGATGATGGCTTCAGGGGCATCACGCTATGACTTCGACCGTTTCGGTACGATTTTCCGTGCTTCTCCGCGTCAAGCAGAGCTGATGGTCGTTGCAGGAACATTGACGAAAAAACATGCGGAGTTTATTCGCCGTTTGTACGATCAAATGACGGAACCTAAATGGGTTATCTCAATGGGTTCATGCGCCAACACGGGCGGTATGTTTAATACCTATGCAACGGTTCAAGGGGTTGATCGTGTTATTCCGGTCGATTTGTATCTTCCCGGCTGTGCGCCTCGTCCTGAGACATTGCAATATGCCGTATTGCTGTTACAGCAAAAAATCCGACGTGAGAGTGCATCTCGCGCTCAAAAACCAAAAAGGTTGATGTAA
- the nuoD gene encoding NADH dehydrogenase (quinone) subunit D, giving the protein MQQSNRLRPFFENITFDRHDNELILNFGPQHPSAHGQLRLMLHLQQEQITKAHPDIGYLHRGMEKMAENMIYNEFMPTTDRMDYIASSSNNYGFALAVEELIGLDVPRRAKVIRMMLLETNRLMSHLFWLATTALDIGAMTVFLFAFREREYLMDLIEDYCGARLTHAAIRIGGVPLDLPDNFIADLRKFLDKLPENIKDYEDLLDSNRIWLMRMENVGVISKEMAQSWGCSGVMLRASGVEWDIRKEEPYELYDEVEFNVPVSDKGDNYARYKLYMAEMRESAKILYQVIDMYEGTEPALMAHAPQYISAPKIDIMTQNYSLMQHFVLVTQGMRPPVGEVYVATESPKGELGYYINSQGGAYPYRLKLRAPSFWHTGILTDLLPGHYIPDVVSIIGTTNIVFGEVDR; this is encoded by the coding sequence ATGCAGCAATCCAATAGACTTAGACCCTTTTTCGAAAACATTACATTTGACCGGCACGATAATGAACTGATCCTAAACTTCGGGCCTCAGCATCCTTCCGCTCACGGACAGCTCCGTTTGATGCTCCATTTGCAGCAAGAGCAGATCACAAAAGCGCATCCGGATATCGGATACCTCCACCGTGGTATGGAAAAAATGGCGGAGAACATGATCTACAATGAGTTCATGCCGACAACGGACCGTATGGACTATATCGCTTCAAGTTCAAACAACTACGGATTTGCATTGGCAGTAGAAGAGCTAATCGGGCTTGATGTTCCGCGCCGTGCAAAAGTGATCCGTATGATGCTTCTTGAGACGAACCGTTTGATGTCTCACCTTTTCTGGTTGGCGACGACAGCACTCGATATCGGTGCGATGACGGTGTTCTTGTTTGCATTCCGCGAGCGTGAGTATTTGATGGACTTGATTGAGGATTACTGTGGGGCGCGATTAACCCATGCAGCGATCCGCATCGGTGGTGTACCGCTTGATTTGCCGGATAACTTTATCGCCGATTTGCGTAAATTCCTCGATAAATTGCCGGAAAACATCAAAGACTACGAAGACCTTCTCGACAGCAACCGTATCTGGTTGATGCGTATGGAAAATGTCGGGGTTATCTCTAAAGAGATGGCTCAGAGTTGGGGATGTTCAGGGGTAATGCTCCGTGCGTCTGGCGTCGAGTGGGATATCCGTAAAGAAGAGCCGTATGAGCTGTATGACGAAGTTGAGTTCAACGTTCCGGTTTCCGATAAAGGGGACAACTATGCCCGTTATAAACTCTACATGGCAGAGATGCGTGAATCGGCAAAAATCTTGTACCAAGTGATCGATATGTATGAGGGGACTGAGCCGGCACTGATGGCCCATGCACCGCAATACATTTCAGCACCAAAAATCGATATTATGACCCAAAACTACTCGTTAATGCAACACTTTGTCCTTGTGACACAGGGGATGCGCCCTCCGGTAGGAGAAGTCTATGTTGCGACCGAATCGCCTAAAGGTGAGCTTGGGTATTACATCAATTCTCAAGGCGGAGCTTATCCGTACCGTCTAAAACTTCGTGCGCCGTCATTCTGGCACACCGGAATTTTGACCGACTTATTGCCGGGTCACTATATCCCGGACGTTGTATCTATCATCGGGACGACTAACATCGTCTTCGGTGAAGTTGACCGCTAA
- a CDS encoding NAD(P)H-quinone oxidoreductase subunit 3, producing the protein MEHYNVANPYFGVFVLFVLTFGAFYATTVIARLASRALAAKDTEKIKLSVYECGPEVTKQPNRISTQFYLFALLFLLFDVEIVFMFPWAIDFKLLGWFGFVEMMMFILLLAIGFVYAWKKGALEWHNIK; encoded by the coding sequence ATGGAGCATTACAACGTAGCAAATCCCTATTTTGGGGTATTTGTACTGTTTGTGTTAACGTTTGGTGCATTTTATGCCACAACAGTCATTGCACGCTTAGCGAGTCGCGCGCTAGCGGCTAAAGATACTGAAAAGATTAAACTCTCGGTTTACGAATGTGGACCTGAAGTGACAAAGCAGCCGAACCGTATTTCAACGCAGTTTTATCTGTTTGCGTTGTTGTTTTTATTGTTTGATGTGGAAATCGTTTTCATGTTTCCATGGGCAATTGATTTTAAACTTTTAGGGTGGTTCGGATTCGTTGAGATGATGATGTTCATCTTATTACTGGCTATCGGTTTTGTTTATGCGTGGAAGAAAGGGGCTCTCGAATGGCACAACATCAAGTAA
- a CDS encoding NADH-quinone oxidoreductase subunit C — protein MRAYTPKDDVQKKPYYTDRYWVAPQVAKSDVSEDAVFAHDLEAIKASFDVLDAYIQVKQMVVVINAADNHSVIELLKNELGYNQLSEMSAIDWLAQEGKFEIFYQMLSMSKRKRIRIKCKISEKESIQSVSSLFRSADWSEREMYDMFGVVVNNHPFMKRILMPDDWEGFPLRKTYPLQGDEFAQWYEVDKIFGKEAREIIGPENRDPARVDRYDTERFSRLGHEVPHGADISQGEPDTPLCYQENEGVFLIQKFDAEKSVVISDRDR, from the coding sequence ATGAGAGCTTACACCCCTAAAGACGACGTACAGAAAAAACCTTATTACACCGACCGTTACTGGGTTGCCCCTCAAGTAGCGAAAAGTGATGTCAGTGAAGATGCAGTATTTGCTCACGATCTCGAAGCGATTAAAGCTTCGTTCGACGTTTTGGATGCGTATATCCAAGTCAAACAAATGGTTGTCGTGATTAATGCAGCAGACAACCACAGTGTAATTGAACTACTTAAAAATGAGTTGGGTTACAATCAACTCTCGGAGATGTCTGCGATCGACTGGTTGGCACAAGAGGGGAAATTTGAGATTTTCTATCAAATGCTCAGTATGTCAAAACGCAAACGTATTCGTATCAAATGTAAAATTTCTGAAAAAGAATCGATTCAAAGTGTTTCATCCCTTTTCCGTTCAGCTGACTGGTCAGAGCGTGAGATGTACGACATGTTCGGCGTAGTGGTCAATAACCATCCGTTTATGAAACGTATCTTGATGCCGGATGACTGGGAAGGATTCCCACTTCGTAAAACCTATCCGCTCCAAGGGGATGAGTTTGCTCAATGGTATGAAGTCGATAAAATTTTCGGTAAAGAAGCACGAGAGATTATCGGGCCTGAAAACCGTGATCCTGCCCGTGTGGATCGCTACGACACCGAACGTTTTTCCCGTTTGGGTCACGAAGTACCGCACGGTGCCGACATCAGCCAAGGTGAACCGGATACGCCGTTATGTTATCAAGAGAATGAGGGAGTATTCCTCATCCAAAAATTTGACGCAGAAAAAAGTGTCGTGATCTCTGATCGCGACCGTTAA
- the nfo gene encoding deoxyribonuclease IV, whose protein sequence is MSKFVGAHVSASGGVFNAPLNAMKIGAKAFALFTKNQKQWAAKPLDEETIALFKENLAKSGILPKHILPHDSYLINLGHPEEDKRQKSLEAFIDEVNRCTQLGLDRLNFHPGSHLKQISEEECIDRIASSMNEAISVTEGVTLVIENTAGQGSNLGWRFEHLRAIIERIEDKSRVGVCIDTCHMFTAGYDIRTRAAYDATWGEFDRIVGFNYLKGMHINDSKPDLGSHVDRHDSLGKGKIGLDAFGFIMNDPRMDDIPLVLETIDETIWAQEIELLYGMEQK, encoded by the coding sequence ATGTCTAAATTTGTAGGAGCCCATGTCTCCGCTTCGGGCGGTGTTTTTAATGCTCCCCTAAACGCGATGAAAATCGGAGCTAAAGCATTTGCTCTTTTTACTAAAAATCAAAAACAGTGGGCGGCAAAGCCTCTCGATGAGGAAACAATTGCCCTTTTTAAAGAGAACCTAGCCAAAAGCGGGATTCTCCCGAAACACATTCTACCTCACGATTCATACCTGATCAATCTCGGTCATCCCGAAGAGGATAAACGGCAAAAATCGCTTGAAGCGTTTATCGATGAGGTGAATCGCTGCACTCAGCTCGGACTGGATCGTTTGAACTTTCATCCGGGGAGCCATTTGAAACAAATCAGCGAGGAAGAGTGTATCGACCGTATCGCTTCAAGCATGAATGAAGCGATAAGTGTTACCGAAGGTGTCACTCTTGTCATTGAAAATACAGCGGGGCAGGGGTCCAATCTGGGATGGAGATTTGAGCATCTGAGAGCCATCATAGAGCGTATAGAGGACAAATCGCGCGTCGGTGTCTGTATCGATACGTGTCATATGTTTACCGCAGGTTACGATATCCGAACCCGCGCGGCGTATGATGCAACTTGGGGAGAGTTTGATAGAATAGTCGGGTTTAACTATCTCAAAGGGATGCACATCAACGATTCCAAACCCGATTTAGGGAGCCATGTCGACCGGCATGATTCACTGGGAAAAGGAAAAATCGGGCTGGATGCATTTGGATTTATTATGAACGATCCGCGCATGGATGATATCCCGTTGGTGCTTGAAACAATCGATGAGACGATTTGGGCTCAGGAGATTGAACTTTTGTATGGAATGGAGCAAAAATGA
- a CDS encoding outer membrane protein transport protein: MRILTLSIIASATLMAGGYKIPESSINGMALSAAYVAASHGADAAYYNPAAMVYNDDANLLEVDATYIGLSAIDFDGTSDYSSKKENFLVPTLHFASKKLGENGARVGLSIVAPAGLSKRWDNQPAKSSAEEFTLQTIELNPSMAVPLSDTVSMGVGFRIVRTDGVVKSNATPTPVSRDLTGDSIDFGYNLALNYRPNPNVSLAATYRSKIDLTVEGHAALNYLGTTYNGPASVTVPVPAALNLAAAYTFGSGTTVEAVFEKTFWSAYQKLDFDYSGTPNAATVAFGTAIAKNYKDSNTYRLGLTQKYDKWTAMAGAAYDESPVPESTLGYELPDSDAWIISLGGRYQLNDQWNIGLAGLVDIKKSREVHNASINGEFSNARAYLVTAGIEYRF, translated from the coding sequence ATGAGAATTTTAACACTATCGATTATCGCATCAGCAACACTTATGGCAGGGGGATATAAAATCCCGGAGAGTTCGATTAATGGTATGGCGCTGAGTGCGGCGTATGTGGCTGCTTCTCATGGAGCCGATGCGGCGTATTACAATCCTGCGGCGATGGTCTATAACGATGATGCGAATTTGCTCGAAGTCGATGCGACGTATATCGGCCTTAGTGCGATAGATTTTGACGGAACGAGTGATTACAGTTCTAAAAAAGAGAATTTTTTGGTTCCGACTCTCCATTTTGCTTCTAAAAAATTGGGTGAAAATGGTGCGCGTGTCGGGCTGAGTATTGTAGCACCGGCTGGGCTTTCAAAACGATGGGATAATCAACCGGCGAAATCAAGCGCAGAAGAGTTTACGCTTCAAACAATCGAACTGAATCCTTCTATGGCTGTCCCCTTAAGTGATACAGTAAGTATGGGGGTCGGTTTTAGAATCGTCCGAACTGACGGGGTGGTTAAGAGTAACGCTACACCTACTCCGGTTTCAAGAGATTTGACAGGTGATTCTATAGATTTTGGGTATAACTTAGCATTAAACTACCGTCCAAATCCGAATGTATCATTAGCGGCAACGTATCGTTCAAAAATTGATTTAACGGTTGAAGGTCACGCAGCTTTAAATTATCTGGGGACAACTTATAACGGTCCAGCCAGTGTAACTGTTCCTGTTCCTGCGGCTTTGAATCTAGCGGCTGCTTATACATTTGGATCAGGAACAACGGTTGAGGCTGTATTTGAAAAAACTTTTTGGTCGGCTTATCAAAAATTGGATTTTGATTACAGTGGAACACCAAATGCGGCAACAGTTGCTTTTGGTACTGCAATTGCAAAAAATTATAAAGATTCAAATACGTACCGTCTTGGTTTGACCCAAAAATACGATAAGTGGACAGCCATGGCAGGCGCAGCGTACGATGAATCTCCGGTGCCGGAATCGACACTCGGATATGAACTTCCCGATTCGGATGCATGGATTATCTCACTGGGCGGACGTTATCAGCTCAATGATCAATGGAATATCGGTTTAGCCGGTTTGGTGGATATTAAAAAATCGCGTGAAGTACACAATGCATCGATTAACGGTGAGTTTTCCAACGCCCGTGCTTATTTAGTGACTGCCGGAATTGAGTATCGCTTTTGA
- a CDS encoding long-chain-fatty-acid--CoA ligase: protein MIHYPYENFYAMLERVTEENPSKRVIFIDDKSFSYQSFLESVDRFARALELIGISKGERIALICPNGIEFVQSVFAISKLGAITVPLNTMLKNEEYRYILGDCGAKILITASKFAKEVGNLSETVETIEHTIWIDQAPIEDSQHLVLDEILSDHLHTHRPSPAKLDDTAVIFYTSGTTGHPKGAMISNRNLFSNLVGAKERFDLCSSDRFIVYLPMFHSFTFSIMVMLPFFTRSSFVIIPSILPFSNIIKQTLLKRVTIFMGVPDIYNALIRAKLPWYFLWFNSIRCFISGGSALSEDTLNRFRSTFKRATMLEGYGLSECSPAVAINLLEKQKTLSVGLPLYGYEVKIVNDEMLELPIGEAGELIVRGDCVMQGYLNNPDATAETIQNGWLRTGDIAKVDKEGYIYIVDRIKDLIISKGINIYPRQIEEQMMLLPQIKLAAVIGMNDPHSGEVPIAFVELEEGYEDTTQAFIKSQLKEHLAAFKIPKTITVVESLPKTATGKVLKRVLKQGLN from the coding sequence TTGATTCACTACCCGTATGAGAATTTTTATGCGATGCTTGAGCGCGTTACAGAGGAAAATCCTTCGAAAAGAGTGATTTTTATCGATGACAAAAGTTTTAGCTATCAGAGTTTTTTAGAAAGTGTTGACCGTTTCGCACGGGCATTGGAACTTATCGGAATCAGCAAGGGTGAGCGTATTGCGCTGATTTGTCCTAACGGTATCGAGTTTGTCCAAAGTGTTTTTGCGATCAGTAAACTCGGGGCCATTACGGTACCGCTCAATACGATGCTCAAAAATGAAGAGTATCGCTATATTCTCGGCGATTGCGGTGCAAAAATATTGATTACGGCTTCTAAGTTTGCCAAAGAGGTGGGTAATCTGAGTGAAACGGTAGAGACAATCGAACACACCATTTGGATCGATCAGGCTCCGATTGAGGATTCGCAACATTTGGTACTGGATGAGATTTTATCCGATCATTTGCATACGCATAGACCATCACCCGCAAAGCTGGACGATACCGCCGTTATTTTTTACACCTCCGGTACGACGGGACACCCCAAAGGGGCGATGATCAGTAACCGCAACCTTTTCTCTAACCTCGTTGGAGCCAAAGAGCGTTTTGATTTATGTTCGAGTGACCGTTTTATCGTCTATTTACCGATGTTTCACTCGTTTACTTTTTCCATTATGGTTATGTTGCCGTTTTTTACCCGTTCATCGTTTGTGATTATCCCCTCCATCTTACCCTTTAGCAATATCATCAAACAAACGCTTCTGAAACGGGTAACGATTTTTATGGGAGTTCCTGATATATATAACGCCTTGATTCGTGCCAAATTGCCGTGGTATTTTTTATGGTTTAACTCTATCCGCTGTTTTATTTCAGGCGGTTCTGCACTGAGCGAAGACACGTTGAATCGATTCCGCTCCACCTTCAAGCGTGCTACAATGCTAGAGGGGTATGGACTCAGTGAATGTTCCCCTGCCGTAGCAATCAATCTCCTTGAGAAACAAAAAACCCTTTCGGTCGGATTGCCGCTTTATGGGTATGAGGTAAAAATCGTTAATGATGAGATGCTGGAACTTCCGATCGGTGAAGCAGGTGAGTTGATCGTGCGAGGGGATTGTGTCATGCAGGGATATTTGAATAATCCAGACGCGACGGCAGAGACGATTCAAAATGGCTGGCTTCGCACCGGAGATATTGCCAAAGTCGATAAAGAGGGGTATATCTATATTGTCGATCGGATCAAAGATTTGATTATTTCCAAAGGGATTAACATTTATCCTCGTCAGATCGAAGAGCAGATGATGCTGTTGCCGCAGATTAAATTAGCTGCGGTAATTGGCATGAATGATCCGCACAGCGGGGAAGTTCCTATCGCTTTTGTTGAGCTGGAAGAGGGATATGAAGATACGACCCAAGCCTTTATCAAATCACAGCTCAAAGAGCATTTGGCTGCATTTAAAATCCCTAAAACCATAACCGTGGTAGAATCATTACCGAAAACCGCAACCGGCAAAGTTCTCAAGCGGGTTCTTAAACAAGGATTGAATTGA